A window from Gopherus flavomarginatus isolate rGopFla2 chromosome 4, rGopFla2.mat.asm, whole genome shotgun sequence encodes these proteins:
- the TMEM17 gene encoding transmembrane protein 17: MALPDPVRRRLGSFSRTVFSDSNRTGPERRGSGGSLDNEIVSSLPLQMSLYFNLYFFPFWWVSSVVMLQLKYPVLPDYYKFILVTVIVLASLIEAIRLYLGYVGNLQEKVPELAGFWLLSLLLQLPIILFVLFNEDLKIQPLERAVHIIFALFLTFQIIAAFLALKRMVNQLAVRFSLNEFDQLDDHPTSDYLAREKKRVQASWRVGQNFEEAPPSNIDWESALKA, encoded by the exons ATGGCGCTGCCGGACCCGGTCAGAAGGAGGCTGGGCTCCTTCAGCCGGACTGTGTTCAGCGACAGCAACCGCACCGGCCCGGAGCGCCGAGGCAGCGGCGGCAGCCTGG atAATGAAATAGTCTCCAGTTTGCCATTGCAGATGTCCCTCTATTTCAACCTTTACTTTTTCCCATTTTGGTGGGTGAGCAGTGTTGTCATGCTCCAGCTGAAG TACCCAGTCTTGCCAGATTACTACAAGTTCATCCTTGTCACAGTAATCGTCCTAGCCTCTCTAATTGAGGCCATCCGACTGTATCTTGGCTACGTGGGCAATCTGCAGGAGAAG GTACCTGAACTGGCTGGCTTTTGGCTCCTGAGTCTCCTCCTGCAGTTGCCCATAATCCTCTTCGTGCTCTTTAATGAAGATTTGAAGAtccagccactggagcgagcagtcCACATCATTTTTGCCCTCTTCCTCACCTTCCAGATCATTGCAGCTTTTCTTGCCTTGAAAAGAATGGTGAACCAGCTGGCAGTTCGTTTCAGCCTTAATGAATTTGACCAGCTGGACGATCACCCCACATCTGATTATCTAGCCCGAGAGAAGAAGAGAGTGCAGGCTTCATGGCGGGTAGGACAAAATTTTGAGGAGGCTCCTCCATCAAATATTGATTGGGAGTCTGCACTCAAGGCCTGA